The proteins below are encoded in one region of Planctopirus limnophila DSM 3776:
- a CDS encoding PVC-type heme-binding CxxCH protein, whose translation MRQLMNFSQRMLASLLLASLVLMNWPTQTLGAENVPLNVLFLGDKGHHQPQARFNDLQPALAKRGINLTYTEDPGVLSAAGLAPYKALVVYANIDKITPEQETALIEYVQNGGGFVPLHCASFCFRNSPKYVALVGAQFSKHGTGVVETRLEAIDHPILKGFSGFKSWDETYRHSMHNPMGRTVLEYHPLSADELKKDPKALAEEPWTWVRNEGKGRVFYTAWGHDGRTFSNPGFQNLVERGIRWAAKDESTVPEYKEKASFQPPAMTAIKPSAASFEYIDVGSKIPNYVAGAQWGKQEKPLSLMQLPLPPEKSLEHYVSPEGSQLKLFAADPELGGKPIAFNWDEAGRLWVCETMDYPNELQPKGKGRDRIRIVSDTNNDGVADRFDIFAEGLSIPTAIVCVRGGAIVQDGPETIFLKDTNGDGKADVRKLLISGWAIGDTHGGVSNFLYGLDNWIWAMQGYNDSQPILTNGQAAGRFKQGFFRFKVSVSADGLPEVNELEFIRSTNNNTWGLGISEDGLIFGSTANHNPSVYMPIPNRYYEQVRGWAARGLGTIADTHLFKPITTKIRQVDHHGGYTAGCGHALYTARNYPESWWNRTAFVCGPTGHLVGTFVLTQNGTDFSSTSPNNLVASDDEWAAPIMAEVGPDGNMWILDWYNYIVQHNPTPAGFKTGKGNAYETDLRDKKHGRIFRLIWNNRPGAVTADQSTTRSLAGADPQTLVKALEDNNFFWRKQAQRLLVEQQDQSVAPALLARLGEHHVDAIGLDPGAIHSAWTLKGLGQLESLSDPATVKAVTAGLTHPSAAVRRNVIQTLPPVPMTPSLIAKTHVATDEEPLVRLAAFLALSDAPATSESATIIAGALRDPAVFADRYLPEALTAAAARNDVLVIEALAEKTAQTTPSQTPLAGPALELLKRVAEHSARSDKSESGSAMLAQISKMPQDAAEAIIAGLSTGWPRKSTEAANATPEQVEAITKLYREVSPASRSQLLALSQRMGLNVLEKYSGELAAQFLAKVKDAKLPEAERLAAARDSIALLPTNAEIAGQLLDQLSVKSTPQLTNGILSALTASESPMTGVALINHLGSITPGSRPQALRMLLARNDWTLSLLEASQAGKLSLGELPLDQQQSLAAHPDAKIQKLAREILAKGGGLASADRQAVIDQLDHVTKETGDPVAGKLIYTQQCAKCHVYGDLGQKVGPNLTGMSVHPKHELLVHILDPSRSVEGNYRAYSVVLEDGRVFTGLLASETRTTIELLDAEGKPQSIQRDEIEELVASTKSLMPEGFEKQITPAGMRDLLEFLKQPGKYLPLPLEKFATINTTRGMFYSADAQAERLILENYAPRNVGDVPFAFVDPKGAATPNAIMLYSANGKFPPEMPKQVTLPCGLKVKTIHLLGGVGGWAFPASEKGTTSMIVRLKYSDGSTEDHKLINGEHIADYIRRVDVPQSTFAFSARGQQLRTVSINCGKDLPLETIELIKGNDGTAPVVMAVTLEMGQQPAAKKE comes from the coding sequence ATGCGACAACTCATGAATTTCTCTCAGCGAATGCTGGCCTCTTTACTGCTGGCCAGTCTGGTTTTGATGAACTGGCCAACGCAGACACTTGGGGCCGAGAATGTGCCCCTGAATGTCCTCTTCCTGGGGGACAAAGGCCATCATCAGCCCCAGGCACGCTTCAATGATCTGCAGCCTGCACTGGCCAAGCGTGGCATCAATCTGACTTACACAGAAGACCCTGGTGTTCTGAGTGCTGCCGGGCTAGCTCCGTACAAAGCCCTGGTCGTTTACGCCAATATCGACAAGATCACGCCCGAGCAGGAAACGGCTCTCATCGAGTACGTACAGAATGGTGGTGGGTTTGTGCCACTCCACTGTGCTTCGTTCTGCTTCCGCAACTCCCCCAAATATGTGGCTCTGGTTGGTGCCCAATTTTCCAAGCATGGAACAGGCGTCGTCGAGACTCGGCTCGAAGCCATCGATCATCCCATTCTTAAAGGTTTTTCCGGCTTCAAGAGCTGGGACGAAACATATCGTCACTCGATGCACAACCCCATGGGCCGCACAGTCCTCGAGTATCATCCTTTGAGTGCCGACGAGCTCAAGAAAGATCCCAAGGCATTGGCGGAAGAGCCCTGGACATGGGTTCGCAATGAGGGCAAAGGCCGCGTCTTTTACACCGCCTGGGGTCACGACGGGCGAACGTTCTCCAACCCTGGTTTTCAGAATCTGGTCGAACGTGGCATTCGCTGGGCAGCCAAAGATGAAAGCACAGTCCCGGAATACAAAGAAAAAGCCAGCTTCCAGCCCCCAGCTATGACAGCCATCAAGCCCTCAGCGGCTTCATTTGAGTACATCGATGTCGGAAGCAAAATTCCCAACTACGTCGCTGGTGCTCAATGGGGTAAGCAGGAAAAGCCACTGTCACTCATGCAGTTGCCTTTACCGCCTGAGAAGTCACTCGAGCATTATGTGAGTCCGGAAGGGAGCCAGCTCAAACTCTTTGCTGCCGATCCAGAGCTGGGTGGCAAACCGATTGCATTCAACTGGGATGAAGCGGGGCGGCTGTGGGTTTGTGAAACCATGGATTACCCCAATGAGCTGCAGCCTAAAGGCAAAGGCCGCGACCGCATTCGTATTGTCTCCGATACGAATAACGATGGCGTGGCCGACCGTTTTGACATCTTCGCCGAAGGACTAAGTATCCCGACTGCGATTGTTTGTGTCCGCGGTGGTGCCATTGTGCAGGACGGCCCGGAGACGATCTTCCTCAAGGACACCAATGGCGATGGGAAAGCTGATGTCCGCAAACTGCTGATCAGTGGCTGGGCCATTGGCGATACCCACGGCGGTGTCAGCAACTTCCTGTATGGGCTCGATAACTGGATCTGGGCCATGCAAGGCTATAACGATTCACAGCCAATCCTGACCAATGGTCAGGCGGCTGGTCGATTCAAGCAGGGCTTCTTCCGCTTCAAGGTTTCTGTCAGTGCTGATGGCCTCCCCGAAGTCAACGAACTGGAGTTCATCCGTTCGACCAACAACAACACATGGGGGTTAGGTATCAGCGAAGATGGGCTGATTTTTGGCTCGACAGCCAACCACAATCCTTCGGTCTATATGCCGATCCCTAATCGATATTATGAGCAGGTTCGTGGCTGGGCCGCTCGCGGATTAGGAACAATTGCCGATACCCATCTTTTCAAGCCGATTACAACCAAAATACGACAGGTCGATCATCACGGTGGCTACACCGCCGGTTGCGGCCACGCACTCTATACCGCCCGCAACTATCCCGAATCCTGGTGGAATCGCACAGCGTTTGTGTGCGGCCCCACAGGTCACCTCGTGGGCACCTTTGTACTGACTCAGAACGGGACAGATTTCTCATCCACCAGCCCGAATAACCTCGTGGCCAGTGATGATGAGTGGGCCGCCCCCATCATGGCGGAAGTCGGGCCAGATGGGAACATGTGGATCCTCGACTGGTATAACTACATCGTGCAGCATAATCCGACGCCCGCTGGCTTCAAAACCGGTAAAGGGAATGCGTACGAAACTGATCTGCGGGATAAGAAGCATGGCCGCATCTTCCGTCTGATCTGGAATAACCGTCCGGGTGCTGTGACTGCCGATCAATCGACCACACGCAGCCTCGCAGGTGCTGATCCACAGACTCTCGTCAAAGCCCTCGAAGACAATAACTTCTTCTGGCGAAAGCAAGCCCAGCGTCTGCTGGTGGAGCAGCAGGATCAATCCGTCGCACCCGCACTGCTGGCCCGGTTGGGAGAACACCACGTCGATGCCATTGGGCTCGACCCCGGCGCCATCCATAGTGCGTGGACACTCAAGGGGCTGGGTCAACTTGAAAGTCTCAGTGATCCCGCGACAGTCAAGGCTGTCACAGCGGGCCTGACTCATCCCTCGGCAGCCGTCCGCAGAAATGTGATTCAAACGTTGCCACCTGTCCCCATGACACCTTCATTGATTGCCAAGACGCATGTGGCAACCGATGAAGAACCTCTCGTCAGGCTGGCGGCTTTTCTGGCACTGTCCGATGCACCAGCCACCAGCGAATCGGCAACCATCATCGCCGGTGCGTTGCGTGATCCTGCGGTCTTTGCTGATCGATATTTACCTGAAGCCTTAACAGCAGCGGCTGCTCGTAACGATGTCCTGGTCATTGAGGCTCTGGCTGAAAAGACCGCTCAGACCACTCCTTCTCAAACCCCACTTGCCGGACCTGCTCTGGAGTTATTGAAGCGTGTAGCGGAACATTCGGCCCGCAGCGACAAATCCGAGTCTGGTTCTGCGATGCTCGCTCAGATTTCAAAAATGCCTCAAGATGCCGCCGAAGCGATCATTGCCGGTCTGTCGACAGGCTGGCCTCGCAAGTCAACAGAGGCAGCCAATGCAACACCCGAGCAGGTTGAGGCCATTACAAAATTGTATCGCGAGGTATCACCAGCCAGCCGCTCGCAGCTTCTCGCCTTGAGTCAGCGGATGGGGCTGAATGTGCTCGAAAAGTATTCCGGCGAACTGGCTGCACAGTTTCTCGCTAAGGTGAAAGACGCCAAACTGCCCGAAGCAGAACGACTGGCGGCCGCCCGCGATTCAATTGCACTCCTTCCCACCAATGCCGAGATTGCTGGCCAGCTCCTGGATCAGCTTTCGGTCAAGTCAACTCCGCAGTTGACCAATGGGATTCTGTCTGCACTCACGGCTTCCGAATCGCCCATGACAGGTGTGGCCCTGATCAATCATCTGGGAAGCATTACTCCCGGTTCACGTCCGCAGGCTTTGCGCATGCTGCTCGCTCGCAACGACTGGACACTTTCGCTCCTTGAAGCCAGTCAGGCCGGCAAACTGAGTCTGGGTGAATTGCCACTCGATCAGCAGCAGTCTCTGGCAGCTCATCCCGATGCTAAAATTCAGAAACTAGCTCGCGAAATTCTCGCCAAGGGCGGTGGCCTGGCCAGTGCTGACCGGCAGGCGGTGATTGATCAACTCGATCATGTGACGAAAGAGACGGGCGATCCTGTCGCAGGGAAGCTGATCTATACTCAGCAGTGTGCCAAGTGCCACGTCTATGGTGATCTGGGTCAAAAAGTCGGGCCGAATCTGACAGGGATGTCGGTGCATCCGAAGCATGAGTTACTGGTGCATATTCTTGACCCGAGCCGCAGTGTCGAAGGGAACTATCGGGCCTATTCCGTGGTGCTGGAAGATGGTCGTGTCTTTACAGGCCTGCTCGCTTCGGAAACAAGAACCACCATTGAATTGCTCGATGCCGAAGGTAAGCCTCAATCGATTCAGCGGGACGAGATCGAAGAACTCGTTGCTTCGACGAAATCGTTGATGCCGGAAGGCTTCGAGAAGCAGATCACTCCCGCCGGGATGCGCGATCTGCTGGAGTTCCTCAAGCAGCCCGGGAAGTATCTCCCCCTGCCACTGGAGAAGTTTGCCACCATCAATACGACTCGGGGAATGTTCTACAGTGCGGATGCTCAGGCAGAACGGCTGATCCTGGAGAACTATGCCCCCCGCAATGTGGGCGATGTTCCCTTTGCATTCGTTGACCCGAAGGGTGCAGCCACACCCAATGCCATCATGCTCTACAGTGCGAATGGCAAGTTCCCTCCCGAAATGCCGAAGCAAGTCACATTGCCTTGTGGCCTTAAGGTGAAGACGATTCACCTGTTGGGTGGCGTGGGTGGCTGGGCCTTCCCTGCTTCGGAAAAAGGGACCACCTCGATGATTGTCCGGCTGAAGTACAGCGATGGTTCGACTGAAGATCACAAGCTGATCAATGGAGAACACATTGCTGACTACATCCGCCGGGTGGATGTCCCTCAATCGACCTTTGCCTTCTCGGCTCGTGGGCAGCAGTTGCGCACCGTCTCGATTAACTGCGGCAAAGACCTCCCTCTGGAGACAATTGAACTCATCAAAGGAAACGACGGGACAGCCCCTGTGGTCATGGCCGTCACACTGGAGATGGGACAGCAACCTGCCGCCAAAAAGGAATAA
- a CDS encoding Mpo1-like protein, with translation MLKRFFRNYLSRHRDPVNIVLHVVGLPLTFVAPVVWLVNGGELVSAWSLFLTGYALQFTGHAWEGNDPGEVIVVRKMRGIPFVEVAPQKPDEATQFSNKFAAASDDRPNDQ, from the coding sequence ATGCTGAAGAGGTTTTTCCGTAACTACCTTTCGCGACATCGAGATCCAGTCAATATTGTTCTGCATGTCGTGGGGCTGCCACTCACCTTTGTGGCCCCTGTTGTGTGGCTGGTGAATGGTGGAGAACTGGTGAGCGCCTGGAGCCTCTTTTTGACAGGGTACGCACTGCAGTTCACTGGACATGCGTGGGAGGGGAACGACCCTGGCGAAGTGATTGTTGTGAGGAAAATGCGGGGTATACCGTTCGTAGAGGTTGCTCCTCAGAAGCCTGATGAAGCGACACAGTTTTCAAACAAGTTCGCAGCAGCAAGCGACGATAGACCCAACGACCAATAG
- a CDS encoding TolC family protein, giving the protein MPWQRWKKSIALALTAVLLPGCSGTNRNVSYLGDAELNYYKNASLTTEYAAVDQATPLDIVNSDRPRTIRDRTQDEIWDLSLMESIHMSIANNKMIRTRAQFLAQSQLLVNPALAPSIYDPALRQTGFLFGTRGVEAALADFDTQFTSSMLWGRNETIANSSFGTSPLFGLSQETGNFNAALQKTMANGGTVTLNHSMNYLGTNQPFTTYPSSYTGSANINYTLPLWGGSGVEYTRIAGPSGGGLGAITGVSQGVVIARINEDIALADFENSVINMVRDVEDLYWDLYLAYRQYDADVANRDSSLRSWREVKARMEVGATGGNAAAEAQARENYFDTRARVENSLASIYDLENQFRRLIGLGVNDGRIIRPADSPVEGEYLVNWETSLTEALVRRVELRRQKWQIKSLELQTIAAKSLTNPQLNFVSQYGLNAFGNKLISEQTSNYNSAYGTMKDRDLENWTLGFQLSMPIGFRQAYAQLRNTELQLTKARAALATQEQDISHELANAIQKLETAFVTARTNLDRRIASARRVEATQAEYEAGVRDATLDLVLRAQASQALAEIALFTSLVNYNKAINDLNYRKGTILDNSNISLGEGEWTYEAQQQALQKAWARSYAFRNPLLKASPEDFSSPVPYPKTDLTWQGINGDDGLIPQPAPAGATIPPAPGMEQPVAPVVPPLDETP; this is encoded by the coding sequence ATGCCGTGGCAACGTTGGAAAAAATCGATCGCATTGGCTTTGACGGCAGTTCTACTGCCAGGTTGCTCAGGAACAAACAGAAATGTTTCGTATCTGGGTGATGCAGAGCTGAACTACTACAAGAACGCTTCGCTGACGACCGAGTACGCTGCGGTTGATCAGGCGACTCCGCTTGATATCGTCAATTCGGATCGTCCGCGAACGATTCGGGATCGTACTCAGGACGAAATCTGGGATCTCTCCTTGATGGAGTCGATCCACATGTCCATTGCCAATAACAAGATGATTCGAACCAGGGCACAGTTCCTTGCTCAGAGTCAACTGCTGGTGAACCCGGCTCTGGCACCTTCGATTTATGACCCTGCTTTGAGGCAGACTGGCTTCCTCTTTGGCACACGTGGTGTCGAAGCAGCACTGGCTGACTTCGATACTCAGTTCACCAGTTCGATGCTCTGGGGACGTAACGAAACCATTGCCAACAGTTCCTTCGGAACTTCCCCGCTGTTCGGACTTTCCCAGGAAACCGGTAATTTTAATGCGGCTTTGCAGAAGACGATGGCGAATGGTGGCACCGTCACTTTAAACCACAGTATGAATTACCTGGGGACCAATCAGCCCTTCACCACGTATCCATCGAGTTATACGGGTTCGGCGAATATTAACTACACGCTCCCCTTGTGGGGTGGTTCGGGCGTGGAATACACACGCATTGCCGGGCCGAGTGGTGGTGGTTTAGGCGCGATTACCGGTGTTTCTCAAGGTGTGGTCATTGCCCGCATTAACGAAGATATCGCTCTGGCCGATTTCGAAAACTCCGTGATCAATATGGTCAGGGATGTGGAAGATCTGTATTGGGATCTGTACCTGGCTTACCGGCAGTACGATGCCGATGTGGCCAACCGCGACAGCTCACTCCGATCATGGCGGGAAGTGAAAGCGCGGATGGAAGTCGGTGCAACGGGTGGTAACGCTGCTGCCGAAGCCCAGGCCCGCGAAAACTATTTCGATACTCGCGCCCGTGTCGAGAACTCACTGGCCAGTATTTATGATCTCGAAAACCAGTTCCGCCGCCTGATTGGCCTGGGTGTGAATGATGGCCGCATCATCCGGCCTGCCGACAGTCCCGTCGAAGGTGAGTATCTCGTCAACTGGGAAACCAGCCTGACAGAAGCATTGGTTCGCCGTGTCGAATTGCGTCGGCAGAAGTGGCAGATCAAGAGTCTGGAACTGCAGACCATTGCCGCCAAGAGCCTGACGAATCCTCAATTGAATTTTGTGTCTCAGTATGGCCTGAATGCTTTTGGAAACAAACTCATCTCTGAGCAGACGTCCAACTACAACAGTGCCTACGGAACCATGAAAGATCGGGATCTCGAAAACTGGACCTTGGGCTTTCAGCTCTCCATGCCCATCGGGTTCCGCCAGGCTTATGCCCAGTTGCGGAACACCGAACTGCAACTGACCAAGGCCCGTGCGGCACTGGCCACTCAGGAACAGGATATTTCTCATGAGTTGGCAAACGCGATTCAAAAACTCGAAACAGCGTTTGTGACCGCCCGTACAAACCTCGATCGGCGTATTGCTTCAGCCCGCCGGGTAGAAGCCACACAGGCCGAATATGAAGCGGGTGTCCGCGATGCCACACTTGACCTGGTGCTGCGGGCTCAGGCCAGCCAGGCACTTGCTGAAATTGCGTTGTTCACCAGTCTGGTCAATTACAATAAAGCGATTAACGATCTGAACTATCGCAAGGGGACAATTCTCGACAATTCGAATATCAGCCTGGGCGAAGGCGAATGGACATACGAAGCCCAGCAGCAGGCACTTCAGAAAGCCTGGGCACGCAGTTACGCCTTCCGCAATCCTTTGCTCAAGGCCAGCCCCGAAGATTTTTCCTCCCCTGTGCCTTACCCCAAAACAGATCTCACCTGGCAAGGGATCAATGGGGATGATGGGTTAATTCCACAGCCAGCACCAGCCGGTGCAACCATTCCACCAGCACCTGGGATGGAACAACCAGTGGCACCAGTTGTGCCACCGCTAGATGAGACCCCATAA
- a CDS encoding DUF2760 domain-containing protein: protein MIHLGTAFRAFFGTLFNDQKAALVEEALGGKNVAASLPAPTARETSVPQATPPARSPVVEPSQNPAVTFLSMLQREARFVDFLQEDLGGFDDAQIGAVARDIHRDCRTVVKRVFALERVESREEGSRVTIDATQARLWKVTGKVEGGPPFTGAIVHSGWRATRCELPQYAGSVETALLIAPAELEV from the coding sequence ATGATCCACCTGGGAACAGCATTTCGAGCCTTCTTTGGCACACTCTTCAATGATCAGAAAGCCGCCTTGGTTGAAGAGGCGCTGGGGGGGAAAAATGTCGCTGCGTCATTGCCGGCACCAACAGCCCGTGAGACGAGCGTTCCTCAGGCGACTCCACCTGCGCGGTCTCCGGTGGTTGAGCCGTCGCAGAACCCAGCGGTGACATTCCTCTCGATGCTGCAGCGCGAGGCACGTTTTGTCGATTTCCTGCAGGAAGATCTTGGCGGCTTTGATGATGCCCAGATTGGGGCTGTTGCCCGGGATATCCACCGCGATTGTCGCACGGTCGTTAAGCGAGTTTTTGCTCTCGAACGAGTGGAGTCGCGGGAAGAAGGGAGTCGCGTGACCATTGATGCGACTCAGGCCCGTCTGTGGAAAGTGACTGGCAAAGTCGAAGGTGGGCCGCCTTTTACCGGAGCGATTGTGCATTCCGGCTGGCGAGCGACCCGCTGTGAATTGCCGCAATACGCAGGATCTGTCGAGACTGCTCTCCTGATTGCTCCAGCCGAACTGGAAGTCTGA